The genomic window CATGAGAGCTCCCTCCAGGTTGACAAATTAGTGGCTGAATGGTTTATCTTCCACATATTATGTCAATCTTCGTATGAAAATTCTACATTGAGTTATTTCTCCCGTTTCACCTTGATATATTTATGCTGATTCAGCATTCACACGAATTATGGACACACATATACTGTAATTTTCATGATAAAAAGATATAAGTCTCATAGCTTTCTCACATCAGGTGTTCTATGATCATACTGATACCACGTCACATTAATGCCATACAGTATATAAGGGCAGATaagaaatgaattaattaaaaaaaaatgttattcttATCCTAGAGACGTGGCATGTTTTCTGGATTATTTCATTTGACTTCCACTTAACATGAAGTGCATGCACATATACAGTTAATGCACTGCAGACACAATAAGAATTGAGCAcaataaagcaaataaatcaAGGATTTATAGTTTATTTGTTGCATCCTGCAATCACTGCATGACAGAAATGCTTTGGTACGACAGACTTTATTAAAGTACATTGTTTTTAACTGAAGATCATTTCAATGGgattaataattaattagtGATTTTTATATAATGCAAGGGTTTTGTGAACTGATCTGATTCGTAACTTTCTAGAGAAATACATtcattgcatttattttcagtAACCACCAATGGTCATGAGACTATAGCAGAGCACTTAGCAACAGACACCCATTCACCCTCAcgttcacacctacaggcaatttagagtcaccagtgaACTTAACTGTGGGAGGAAGGTGGCCACTGTGCCATGTTAAAATTTATTGgggaaaataaaacagaaccACTGTGCTTCCTGTAAATGCGAAAACCACTAACACCTATTGTCTGTGAGATGTTTCCCTTTTAAGAACGCAGACAGTCCTCAAGCAGTTATTTCTCTGATGTGCAATCAGCCAGGCAGCACGAACTCAACATGAAATGCTATTTCAGTGGAACTCTGCTGATCAGCGTGCTCCCTCCACTGTTGGTGACAGAGTTTGTTTTGGGAGCTCTCGGAAATGGTTTGGCTCTCTGGATCTTCTGCTTCCACCTGAGGCCCTGGAAGAGCAGCACGGTGTTACTCTTCAACCTGGCCTTGGCTGATTTTCTGCTCAACATGGCTTTGCCTTTTCGTGCCAGCTACTACTTCTCTGAGATCAAGTGGATGTTTGGAGGCGCTCTCTGCAACATCTGTCTCTTCATGTTGGCCATGAATCGCAGTGGAAGTACAATCTTCTTGATGGCTATCGCTGTGGACAGGTACATGCGTGTGGTGCATCCCCATCATCCCATCAACTCTCTGAGTATCTCCAAAGCCATATGTGGAGCACTTGGCTTATGGCTGCTCACCATCTCAATGACAGCTCATGTCTTCactctgaaacacaacacaacctACTGTGAGAGCTTCCTGATCGAGACTGAATCCCAACGAAATCTGACCTGGCATAAGTTCGAGTTCATCTTTTCCTTCTACATCCCTCTGCTGGTGATTCTCTACTGTTCATTCCAAATTATTGGCCACCTGCGAAGGAGACAGCTGTCCCAGCATGCAAAGATCAAGAAGGCTCTGTGTTTCATTGCAGTTGTGGCGGCGCTCTTCGTCATTTGCTTCCTCCCGAGCAACATCACGCAGCTGCTGATTTGGATCAGGACCCAACAAGTTGCCAGCACCCTTCCTGAATCTGAAGTCTGCCCTGCTCTGGAAAACCTGACAACTTCGTTTTACATCACCATCAGCCTGACCTATCTCAACAGTGTGTTGGACCCTGTGGTTTACTACTTCTCCAGCCCTGTCTTCAAGAACATCTGCAGGAAAGCTCTTCATCTGTCCCAAACAGACACTGCTGAAAGCACAGAGAGGAAAACTTGAGAAACAGGCTCCCAGTCTCTCAGTCAGCTGTAATCACAAAAATCAAGGAACTCATTGAGACATATGCAGCCCGCAACGCGTTTCTTTGAAAGTTATTATGTAAGTGCTACAGGCAACAAGATATCCTTTTTTACTTCTCTATACAGCAGTTAACCAGCATACACTGACTGCACACTTTTTGTATACTGACTgcacttttaaaaatatttcttttgcAAAGTAGATGCTCTTTTAAAAGAATTTTGTcctacatatacacacaccagACTTCACCTCAACTGTATAATCTCACAAATCTACATAGTTTTGATGGTGCGTTTTTTTGTAGTTCATTGCTTTAACCAGACAATGTTTTCATACTTATCACATCATAAGCATAAAATATCATCTTGTCATTCTGAGAAAGCTGTATCATAATTATGGAAACATAAGTTAGTAACTTACAATGTCTGATCGAtttcttttatgtgtgtgtgtgtgtgtgtgtgccatgatCATAATGATACCAAGTCATATTAAAGAGatatatgaagaaaaaaactctCTTCAAATGTTATTTATATGATAAATACAATGTCCTCGTTGGCACAAGTAAGATTTCTATCCTCACAGCAGAGATGTGGCATGTTTTCCTGCATTATTCTATTTGATTTCGACTTAACATAAAGTACATGCACTCAAACACAGACTCAATGCATCACAGTCGCTATAATATGAAGCCCCAGAAGGGgacatggggggaaaaaaatacatgggtaaaaattcaatttcaattttatttataaaacccaatataacaaatcacagtttgcctcaggggggtttacagcatatgacatacctctgtcctttggaccctcacagtggataagaaTCCCTTGCAAAACTTTATAATACATTACTCTTCTATTATATTTTGAGTCACCTTGCACACCTCCCGCATCAGTGCAACATGCAGAGGGCTTGGTGAAGGTGAATT from Epinephelus moara isolate mb chromosome 8, YSFRI_EMoa_1.0, whole genome shotgun sequence includes these protein-coding regions:
- the LOC126394560 gene encoding hydroxycarboxylic acid receptor 2-like; translation: MKCYFSGTLLISVLPPLLVTEFVLGALGNGLALWIFCFHLRPWKSSTVLLFNLALADFLLNMALPFRASYYFSEIKWMFGGALCNICLFMLAMNRSGSTIFLMAIAVDRYMRVVHPHHPINSLSISKAICGALGLWLLTISMTAHVFTLKHNTTYCESFLIETESQRNLTWHKFEFIFSFYIPLLVILYCSFQIIGHLRRRQLSQHAKIKKALCFIAVVAALFVICFLPSNITQLLIWIRTQQVASTLPESEVCPALENLTTSFYITISLTYLNSVLDPVVYYFSSPVFKNICRKALHLSQTDTAESTERKT